The DNA segment ATCCGCATTCTGAGAAGCGAGCACCGTCTTGAGATTCTCGAGCACCTGTCGCACCTGCGCCCGCATATCGGCGGCGCCGACGAGCGTTCCCTCACCGTCGAGAGCAACCTGTCCGGCGATGAACAGCAGATTCCCAGCTCGAACCAGGTGGTGGTACGCCGTAGGCTGGGTCATCCCCTCGGGGTTGATGCGCTCGATCGTCTGGGCGCCCGCTCCGGAAGCAAACAAGGCGAGAAGAAGAGTCGTGAATCTCATTTTTGTCCTTTCTCGAGTTCGGTCGATCTC comes from the Vicinamibacteria bacterium genome and includes:
- a CDS encoding RidA family protein; the encoded protein is MRFTTLLLALFASGAGAQTIERINPEGMTQPTAYHHLVRAGNLLFIAGQVALDGEGTLVGAADMRAQVRQVLENLKTVLASQNADFSNIVKINIFTTDIDAFREAADVRATYFQGNPPASTLVQIERLAQPEFLVEIEAIAVVGE